A window from Citrus sinensis cultivar Valencia sweet orange chromosome 3, DVS_A1.0, whole genome shotgun sequence encodes these proteins:
- the LOC102626655 gene encoding uncharacterized protein LOC102626655 isoform X3 encodes MAENVDEGNENDFKENDNVSQENENLRRNRPFIEYFKQEAKILREQGKKVDRIKLGKCFKNLSEEEKAKFRMVGSDIAWNKDKEDDFVKGTQKAMETRCAPDRFAKLVAKLSENQKKAVVELGFESLLHIKCGRLKRDLCSWLVQNFDPFTSCIFLHGKSINLSPRDFEYIMGIKDGGVDIDVDLDIDDIDKLKNEYCDDSGYIKLKTLESKLVNQREVNDDFKRSFVLFAIATIIFPKSGLNLAPYYLVFLKDTSAINKKNWATWAFKGLVEGIQKFKAGQHKVVNGCVLFLELFYMDSISFARKFIDKSLSPITTWTNRDVTNLLSFVKKNGGYGSSKVNLREIHPQQNTAQETFDGTSRKNEECIHNCQHQKELSLVRKDIGRMALELDGLKHSMGSWMQQMQQVMETLKENLTQKQVEQQKENNGAAVGITSPSRKQQKNDESSHEILTFAELMKRAKERPDGDDILEKKLLDEENVEEKHDERILTGESDLNEGKRKQIFYNAAIQDNGRNDDCSIEEESSNQLSVFEVKDMRSRKRKPGPYQKSPYNQFPKRRSKQKFFHDSITLLNSFSEEDMKLLQYIFQGELPMDEHIVDGISFFVSRQEMFSLAPNTWIIDTVIDCFVNYLTNKEREKTSLEMRIWYLPTIFSQKIVANMDSKKKSSIEDFVKNHNIRDKYMSELAVCEKFMETQCDLLSIKHYNSTIERYRIALHLVNGDTNKVRDSIRCKAEEFYDSHKNNLPPNKVTNKVNGQKNLKKKK; translated from the exons ATGGCTGAAAATGTAGATGAGGGTAACGAGAATGATTTCAAGGAGAATGATAATGTGAGccaggaaaatgaaaatttaagaagAAATCGGCCTTTCATTGAGTATTT caagcaagaagcaaaaatattacgggaacaaggaaaaaaagtg gataGAATTAAATTAGGgaaatgtttcaaaaatttgagtgaagaAGAGAAGGCTAAATTTAGAATGGTTGGTAGTGATATAGCATGGAATAAAGACAAAGAAGATGATTTTGTGAAGGGAACTCAAAAGGCCATGGAAACTAGATGTGCTCCAGATCGTTTTGCAAAACTGGTAGCAAAATTGTcagaaaatcaaaaaaaaGCTGTTGTGGAGTTAGGATTTGAAAGTCTTCTGCACATAAAATGTGGTCGACTGAAACGAGATTTATGTTCATGGttggttcaaaattttgatccaTTTACTTCATGTATTTTTTTGCATGGTAAGAGTATCAATCTGTCGCCTCGAGATTTTGAGTACATTATGGGTATAAAAGATGGTGGAGTCGACATTGATGTGGATCTTGATATTGATGATATAGATAAATTGAAGAATGAATATTGTGATGACAGTGGATACATTAAGCTGAAAACTTTAGAGTCAAAATTGGTGAATCAAAGAGAGGTGAATGATGACTTTAAAAGAagctttgttttgtttgctatagctacaattatttttcctaaatCGGGGTTGAATTTAGCCCCGTATTACTTGGTTTTTTTGAAAGACACCAGtgccataaataaaaaaaattgggcaACGTGGGCTTTTAAAGGGCTAGTTGAGGGCATACAAAAGTTCAAGGCAGGACAACATAAAGTTGTTAATGGTTGTGTACTATTTTTGgag CTTTTTTACATGGATTCTATATCATTTGCAcgaaaatttattgataaatctTTGAGTCCAATAACAACTTGGACAAATCGAGATGTAACTAACTTATTGAGTTTTGTTAAGAAAAATGGCGGTTATGGGAGCTCAAAG GTTAATTTGCGAGAAATCCATCCTCAACAAAACACGGCCCAGGAAACATTTGATGGAACAAGTCGGAAGAATGAAGAATGCATACATAATTGTCAACATCAGAAGGAATTATCACTTGTTCGAAAAGATATTGGCCGTATGGCATTGGAGCTTGATGGTTTAAAGCATTCAATGGGTAGCTGGATGCAGCAAATGCAACAAGTAATGGAAACCCTTAAAGAGAACTTAACGCAAAAGCAAGTTGAGCAGCAAAAGGAGAATAATGGCGCTGCTGTTGGAATTACTTCTCCTTCCCGAAAGCAACAAAAGAACGATGAATCAAGCCatgaaattttaacttttgcgGAACTAATGAAGAGAGCCAAAGAAAGGCCAGATGGAGATGATATTCTTGAGAAGAAATTACTGGATGAGGAGAATGTTGAAGAGAAACATGATGAGAGAATTTTGACGGGCGAGTCAGACCTAAATGAGGGAAAGCGTAAGCAAATTTTCTACAATGCAGCTATACAG GATAATGGCCGGAATGATGATTGTTCTATTGAAGAGGAATCATCAAACCAACTTAGTGTATTTGAGGTTAAAGATATGCGCTCCCGAAAGCGAAAGCCTGGTCCATACCAAAAATCCCCTTATAATCAGTTTCCCAAAAGACGaagcaaacaaaaattttttcatgattCAATCACTCtactaaattcattttcagaaGAAGATATGAAGTTGCTGCAATATATATTTCAAGGAGAATTGCCTATGGA TGAGCATATTGTTGATGGAATTAGTTTTTTCGTCTCTCGCCAAGAGATGTTTTCTTTGGCTCCTAATACTTGGATCATTGACACA GTCATAGATTGTTTCGTCAACTACTTGACAAACAAAGAACGTGAAAAAACGAGCCTAGAGATGCGTATTTGGTATTTGCCCACCATATTTTCG CAAAAAATAGTGGCAAACATGGActctaaaaagaaatcaaGCATCGAAGACTTTgtcaaaaatcataatattcgAGATAAGTACATGTCAGAACTTGCAGTATGTGAAAAG TTCATGGAGACGCAATGTGATCTATTATCTATAAAACAT TATAACTCAACAATAGAAAGATATCGCATTGCACTCCACCTTGTCAACGGAGATACAAATAAAGTGAGAGATAGTATTAGATGTAAGGCTGAAGAATTTTATGATTCGCACAAGAATAATCTTCCACCGAACAAAGTGACGAacaaagttaatggtcaaaagaatttgaagaagaaaaagtag
- the LOC102626655 gene encoding uncharacterized protein LOC102626655 isoform X4, protein MAENVDEGNENDFKENDNVSQENENLRRNRPFIEYFKQEAKILREQGKKVDRIKLGKCFKNLSEEEKAKFRMVGSDIAWNKDKEDDFVKGTQKAMETRCAPDRFAKLVAKLSENQKKAVVELGFESLLHIKCGRLKRDLCSWLVQNFDPFTSCIFLHGKSINLSPRDFEYIMGIKDGGVDIDVDLDIDDIDKLKNEYCDDSGYIKLKTLESKLVNQREVNDDFKRSFVLFAIATIIFPKSGLNLAPYYLVFLKDTSAINKKNWATWAFKGLVEGIQKFKAGQHKVVNGCVLFLELFYMDSISFARKFIDKSLSPITTWTNRDVTNLLSFVKKNGGYGSSKVNLREIHPQQNTAQETFDGTSRKNEECIHNCQHQKELSLVRKDIGRMALELDGLKHSMGSWMQQMQQVMETLKENLTQKQVEQQKENNGAAVGITSPSRKQQKNDESSHEILTFAELMKRAKERPDGDDILEKKLLDEENVEEKHDERILTGESDLNEGKRKQIFYNAAIQDNGRNDDCSIEEESSNQLSVFEVKDMRSRKRKPGPYQKSPYNQFPKRRSKQKFFHDSITLLNSFSEEDMKLLQYIFQGELPMDEHIVDGISFFVSRQEMFSLAPNTWIIDTVIDCFVNYLTNKEREKTSLEMRIWYLPTIFSQKIVANMDSKKKSSIEDFVKNHNIRDKYMSELAVCEKYNSTIERYRIALHLVNGDTNKVRDSIRCKAEEFYDSHKNNLPPNKVTNKVNGQKNLKKKK, encoded by the exons ATGGCTGAAAATGTAGATGAGGGTAACGAGAATGATTTCAAGGAGAATGATAATGTGAGccaggaaaatgaaaatttaagaagAAATCGGCCTTTCATTGAGTATTT caagcaagaagcaaaaatattacgggaacaaggaaaaaaagtg gataGAATTAAATTAGGgaaatgtttcaaaaatttgagtgaagaAGAGAAGGCTAAATTTAGAATGGTTGGTAGTGATATAGCATGGAATAAAGACAAAGAAGATGATTTTGTGAAGGGAACTCAAAAGGCCATGGAAACTAGATGTGCTCCAGATCGTTTTGCAAAACTGGTAGCAAAATTGTcagaaaatcaaaaaaaaGCTGTTGTGGAGTTAGGATTTGAAAGTCTTCTGCACATAAAATGTGGTCGACTGAAACGAGATTTATGTTCATGGttggttcaaaattttgatccaTTTACTTCATGTATTTTTTTGCATGGTAAGAGTATCAATCTGTCGCCTCGAGATTTTGAGTACATTATGGGTATAAAAGATGGTGGAGTCGACATTGATGTGGATCTTGATATTGATGATATAGATAAATTGAAGAATGAATATTGTGATGACAGTGGATACATTAAGCTGAAAACTTTAGAGTCAAAATTGGTGAATCAAAGAGAGGTGAATGATGACTTTAAAAGAagctttgttttgtttgctatagctacaattatttttcctaaatCGGGGTTGAATTTAGCCCCGTATTACTTGGTTTTTTTGAAAGACACCAGtgccataaataaaaaaaattgggcaACGTGGGCTTTTAAAGGGCTAGTTGAGGGCATACAAAAGTTCAAGGCAGGACAACATAAAGTTGTTAATGGTTGTGTACTATTTTTGgag CTTTTTTACATGGATTCTATATCATTTGCAcgaaaatttattgataaatctTTGAGTCCAATAACAACTTGGACAAATCGAGATGTAACTAACTTATTGAGTTTTGTTAAGAAAAATGGCGGTTATGGGAGCTCAAAG GTTAATTTGCGAGAAATCCATCCTCAACAAAACACGGCCCAGGAAACATTTGATGGAACAAGTCGGAAGAATGAAGAATGCATACATAATTGTCAACATCAGAAGGAATTATCACTTGTTCGAAAAGATATTGGCCGTATGGCATTGGAGCTTGATGGTTTAAAGCATTCAATGGGTAGCTGGATGCAGCAAATGCAACAAGTAATGGAAACCCTTAAAGAGAACTTAACGCAAAAGCAAGTTGAGCAGCAAAAGGAGAATAATGGCGCTGCTGTTGGAATTACTTCTCCTTCCCGAAAGCAACAAAAGAACGATGAATCAAGCCatgaaattttaacttttgcgGAACTAATGAAGAGAGCCAAAGAAAGGCCAGATGGAGATGATATTCTTGAGAAGAAATTACTGGATGAGGAGAATGTTGAAGAGAAACATGATGAGAGAATTTTGACGGGCGAGTCAGACCTAAATGAGGGAAAGCGTAAGCAAATTTTCTACAATGCAGCTATACAG GATAATGGCCGGAATGATGATTGTTCTATTGAAGAGGAATCATCAAACCAACTTAGTGTATTTGAGGTTAAAGATATGCGCTCCCGAAAGCGAAAGCCTGGTCCATACCAAAAATCCCCTTATAATCAGTTTCCCAAAAGACGaagcaaacaaaaattttttcatgattCAATCACTCtactaaattcattttcagaaGAAGATATGAAGTTGCTGCAATATATATTTCAAGGAGAATTGCCTATGGA TGAGCATATTGTTGATGGAATTAGTTTTTTCGTCTCTCGCCAAGAGATGTTTTCTTTGGCTCCTAATACTTGGATCATTGACACA GTCATAGATTGTTTCGTCAACTACTTGACAAACAAAGAACGTGAAAAAACGAGCCTAGAGATGCGTATTTGGTATTTGCCCACCATATTTTCG CAAAAAATAGTGGCAAACATGGActctaaaaagaaatcaaGCATCGAAGACTTTgtcaaaaatcataatattcgAGATAAGTACATGTCAGAACTTGCAGTATGTGAAAAG TATAACTCAACAATAGAAAGATATCGCATTGCACTCCACCTTGTCAACGGAGATACAAATAAAGTGAGAGATAGTATTAGATGTAAGGCTGAAGAATTTTATGATTCGCACAAGAATAATCTTCCACCGAACAAAGTGACGAacaaagttaatggtcaaaagaatttgaagaagaaaaagtag
- the LOC102626655 gene encoding uncharacterized protein LOC102626655 isoform X5, translated as MAENVDEGNENDFKENDNVSQENENLRRNRPFIEYFKQEAKILREQGKKVLFYMDSISFARKFIDKSLSPITTWTNRDVTNLLSFVKKNGGYGSSKVNLREIHPQQNTAQETFDGTSRKNEECIHNCQHQKELSLVRKDIGRMALELDGLKHSMGSWMQQMQQVMETLKENLTQKQVEQQKENNGAAVGITSPSRKQQKNDESSHEILTFAELMKRAKERPDGDDILEKKLLDEENVEEKHDERILTGESDLNEGKRKQIFYNAAIQDNGRNDDCSIEEESSNQLSVFEVKDMRSRKRKPGPYQKSPYNQFPKRRSKQKFFHDSITLLNSFSEEDMKLLQYIFQGELPMDEHIVDGISFFVSRQEMFSLAPNTWIIDTVIDCFVNYLTNKEREKTSLEMRIWYLPTIFSQKIVANMDSKKKSSIEDFVKNHNIRDKYMSELAVCEKIYVPINDGFAHWYLAVLIVKTQTVEIWDSLPSNSSNSHREEIVRAILQGLDEVFLDDFLGKFHSCWDFFSFKILYPDNVPVQPNGTDCGLFVIKFMETQCDLLSIKHYNSTIERYRIALHLVNGDTNKVRDSIRCKAEEFYDSHKNNLPPNKVTNKVNGQKNLKKKK; from the exons ATGGCTGAAAATGTAGATGAGGGTAACGAGAATGATTTCAAGGAGAATGATAATGTGAGccaggaaaatgaaaatttaagaagAAATCGGCCTTTCATTGAGTATTT caagcaagaagcaaaaatattacgggaacaaggaaaaaaagtg CTTTTTTACATGGATTCTATATCATTTGCAcgaaaatttattgataaatctTTGAGTCCAATAACAACTTGGACAAATCGAGATGTAACTAACTTATTGAGTTTTGTTAAGAAAAATGGCGGTTATGGGAGCTCAAAG GTTAATTTGCGAGAAATCCATCCTCAACAAAACACGGCCCAGGAAACATTTGATGGAACAAGTCGGAAGAATGAAGAATGCATACATAATTGTCAACATCAGAAGGAATTATCACTTGTTCGAAAAGATATTGGCCGTATGGCATTGGAGCTTGATGGTTTAAAGCATTCAATGGGTAGCTGGATGCAGCAAATGCAACAAGTAATGGAAACCCTTAAAGAGAACTTAACGCAAAAGCAAGTTGAGCAGCAAAAGGAGAATAATGGCGCTGCTGTTGGAATTACTTCTCCTTCCCGAAAGCAACAAAAGAACGATGAATCAAGCCatgaaattttaacttttgcgGAACTAATGAAGAGAGCCAAAGAAAGGCCAGATGGAGATGATATTCTTGAGAAGAAATTACTGGATGAGGAGAATGTTGAAGAGAAACATGATGAGAGAATTTTGACGGGCGAGTCAGACCTAAATGAGGGAAAGCGTAAGCAAATTTTCTACAATGCAGCTATACAG GATAATGGCCGGAATGATGATTGTTCTATTGAAGAGGAATCATCAAACCAACTTAGTGTATTTGAGGTTAAAGATATGCGCTCCCGAAAGCGAAAGCCTGGTCCATACCAAAAATCCCCTTATAATCAGTTTCCCAAAAGACGaagcaaacaaaaattttttcatgattCAATCACTCtactaaattcattttcagaaGAAGATATGAAGTTGCTGCAATATATATTTCAAGGAGAATTGCCTATGGA TGAGCATATTGTTGATGGAATTAGTTTTTTCGTCTCTCGCCAAGAGATGTTTTCTTTGGCTCCTAATACTTGGATCATTGACACA GTCATAGATTGTTTCGTCAACTACTTGACAAACAAAGAACGTGAAAAAACGAGCCTAGAGATGCGTATTTGGTATTTGCCCACCATATTTTCG CAAAAAATAGTGGCAAACATGGActctaaaaagaaatcaaGCATCGAAGACTTTgtcaaaaatcataatattcgAGATAAGTACATGTCAGAACTTGCAGTATGTGAAAAG ATCTATGTTCCTATAAATGATGGCTTTGCACATTGGTATCTGGCGGTGTTGATTGTTAAAACGCAAACCGTTGAAATTTGGGACTCTTTACCTAGTAATAGTTCGAATTCACATCGAGAGGAAATTGTTAGAGCAATT TTACAGGGACTCGACGAAGTTTTCCTCGATGATTTTTTGGGAAAATTTCATTCATGTTGggatttttttagttttaaaattttatatccaGATAATGTCCCAGTACAACCAAATGGAACTGACTGCGGTTTGTTTGTGATCAAGTTCATGGAGACGCAATGTGATCTATTATCTATAAAACAT TATAACTCAACAATAGAAAGATATCGCATTGCACTCCACCTTGTCAACGGAGATACAAATAAAGTGAGAGATAGTATTAGATGTAAGGCTGAAGAATTTTATGATTCGCACAAGAATAATCTTCCACCGAACAAAGTGACGAacaaagttaatggtcaaaagaatttgaagaagaaaaagtag
- the LOC102626655 gene encoding uncharacterized protein LOC102626655 isoform X2, with translation MAENVDEGNENDFKENDNVSQENENLRRNRPFIEYFKQEAKILREQGKKVDRIKLGKCFKNLSEEEKAKFRMVGSDIAWNKDKEDDFVKGTQKAMETRCAPDRFAKLVAKLSENQKKAVVELGFESLLHIKCGRLKRDLCSWLVQNFDPFTSCIFLHGKSINLSPRDFEYIMGIKDGGVDIDVDLDIDDIDKLKNEYCDDSGYIKLKTLESKLVNQREVNDDFKRSFVLFAIATIIFPKSGLNLAPYYLVFLKDTSAINKKNWATWAFKGLVEGIQKFKAGQHKVVNGCVLFLELFYMDSISFARKFIDKSLSPITTWTNRDVTNLLSFVKKNGGYGSSKVNLREIHPQQNTAQETFDGTSRKNEECIHNCQHQKELSLVRKDIGRMALELDGLKHSMGSWMQQMQQVMETLKENLTQKQVEQQKENNGAAVGITSPSRKQQKNDESSHEILTFAELMKRAKERPDGDDILEKKLLDEENVEEKHDERILTGESDLNEGKRKQIFYNAAIQDNGRNDDCSIEEESSNQLSVFEVKDMRSRKRKPGPYQKSPYNQFPKRRSKQKFFHDSITLLNSFSEEDMKLLQYIFQGELPMDEHIVDGISFFVSRQEMFSLAPNTWIIDTVIDCFVNYLTNKEREKTSLEMRIWYLPTIFSQKIVANMDSKKKSSIEDFVKNHNIRDKYMSELAVCEKIYVPINDGFAHWYLAVLIVKTQTVEIWDSLPSNSSNSHREEIVRAIFMETQCDLLSIKHYNSTIERYRIALHLVNGDTNKVRDSIRCKAEEFYDSHKNNLPPNKVTNKVNGQKNLKKKK, from the exons ATGGCTGAAAATGTAGATGAGGGTAACGAGAATGATTTCAAGGAGAATGATAATGTGAGccaggaaaatgaaaatttaagaagAAATCGGCCTTTCATTGAGTATTT caagcaagaagcaaaaatattacgggaacaaggaaaaaaagtg gataGAATTAAATTAGGgaaatgtttcaaaaatttgagtgaagaAGAGAAGGCTAAATTTAGAATGGTTGGTAGTGATATAGCATGGAATAAAGACAAAGAAGATGATTTTGTGAAGGGAACTCAAAAGGCCATGGAAACTAGATGTGCTCCAGATCGTTTTGCAAAACTGGTAGCAAAATTGTcagaaaatcaaaaaaaaGCTGTTGTGGAGTTAGGATTTGAAAGTCTTCTGCACATAAAATGTGGTCGACTGAAACGAGATTTATGTTCATGGttggttcaaaattttgatccaTTTACTTCATGTATTTTTTTGCATGGTAAGAGTATCAATCTGTCGCCTCGAGATTTTGAGTACATTATGGGTATAAAAGATGGTGGAGTCGACATTGATGTGGATCTTGATATTGATGATATAGATAAATTGAAGAATGAATATTGTGATGACAGTGGATACATTAAGCTGAAAACTTTAGAGTCAAAATTGGTGAATCAAAGAGAGGTGAATGATGACTTTAAAAGAagctttgttttgtttgctatagctacaattatttttcctaaatCGGGGTTGAATTTAGCCCCGTATTACTTGGTTTTTTTGAAAGACACCAGtgccataaataaaaaaaattgggcaACGTGGGCTTTTAAAGGGCTAGTTGAGGGCATACAAAAGTTCAAGGCAGGACAACATAAAGTTGTTAATGGTTGTGTACTATTTTTGgag CTTTTTTACATGGATTCTATATCATTTGCAcgaaaatttattgataaatctTTGAGTCCAATAACAACTTGGACAAATCGAGATGTAACTAACTTATTGAGTTTTGTTAAGAAAAATGGCGGTTATGGGAGCTCAAAG GTTAATTTGCGAGAAATCCATCCTCAACAAAACACGGCCCAGGAAACATTTGATGGAACAAGTCGGAAGAATGAAGAATGCATACATAATTGTCAACATCAGAAGGAATTATCACTTGTTCGAAAAGATATTGGCCGTATGGCATTGGAGCTTGATGGTTTAAAGCATTCAATGGGTAGCTGGATGCAGCAAATGCAACAAGTAATGGAAACCCTTAAAGAGAACTTAACGCAAAAGCAAGTTGAGCAGCAAAAGGAGAATAATGGCGCTGCTGTTGGAATTACTTCTCCTTCCCGAAAGCAACAAAAGAACGATGAATCAAGCCatgaaattttaacttttgcgGAACTAATGAAGAGAGCCAAAGAAAGGCCAGATGGAGATGATATTCTTGAGAAGAAATTACTGGATGAGGAGAATGTTGAAGAGAAACATGATGAGAGAATTTTGACGGGCGAGTCAGACCTAAATGAGGGAAAGCGTAAGCAAATTTTCTACAATGCAGCTATACAG GATAATGGCCGGAATGATGATTGTTCTATTGAAGAGGAATCATCAAACCAACTTAGTGTATTTGAGGTTAAAGATATGCGCTCCCGAAAGCGAAAGCCTGGTCCATACCAAAAATCCCCTTATAATCAGTTTCCCAAAAGACGaagcaaacaaaaattttttcatgattCAATCACTCtactaaattcattttcagaaGAAGATATGAAGTTGCTGCAATATATATTTCAAGGAGAATTGCCTATGGA TGAGCATATTGTTGATGGAATTAGTTTTTTCGTCTCTCGCCAAGAGATGTTTTCTTTGGCTCCTAATACTTGGATCATTGACACA GTCATAGATTGTTTCGTCAACTACTTGACAAACAAAGAACGTGAAAAAACGAGCCTAGAGATGCGTATTTGGTATTTGCCCACCATATTTTCG CAAAAAATAGTGGCAAACATGGActctaaaaagaaatcaaGCATCGAAGACTTTgtcaaaaatcataatattcgAGATAAGTACATGTCAGAACTTGCAGTATGTGAAAAG ATCTATGTTCCTATAAATGATGGCTTTGCACATTGGTATCTGGCGGTGTTGATTGTTAAAACGCAAACCGTTGAAATTTGGGACTCTTTACCTAGTAATAGTTCGAATTCACATCGAGAGGAAATTGTTAGAGCAATT TTCATGGAGACGCAATGTGATCTATTATCTATAAAACAT TATAACTCAACAATAGAAAGATATCGCATTGCACTCCACCTTGTCAACGGAGATACAAATAAAGTGAGAGATAGTATTAGATGTAAGGCTGAAGAATTTTATGATTCGCACAAGAATAATCTTCCACCGAACAAAGTGACGAacaaagttaatggtcaaaagaatttgaagaagaaaaagtag